The Candidatus Eisenbacteria bacterium genome includes a region encoding these proteins:
- the glgA gene encoding glycogen synthase GlgA — protein MKDGKLRIVITSSEMVPLAKVGGLADVIGALSQSLGRMGHEVTVFLPGFSSIPEKYRGETLLDGELEFQWGREKVTLREARLKNQGVRVILVENDNFFKRDGVYTDPSTGEEFKDNARRFLFFSVAAVEAVRILGLKPDVLHINDNQTAPVAPFLKTRFGGDPTLSNIPVLYTIHNLGYQGVYPGEVFNDFGISRDLFYPMGPFEFFGNVNFMKAGIWYSDLISTVSKRYAEEIQTSEEFGYGLQGVLKARSADVYGIVNGVDYSIWDPRNDKLIPVNYGKDTLEDKKKNKSALLKRCGFNARQTRRFLLGMVTRLADQKGLDLIEQASTELMKLDISLVVLGTGQKKYHEFFTKLMAKYPRWIYAEFSFDDPLAHLIEAGADAFLMPSKYEPCGLNQIYSMRYGTVPIVRAVGGLYDTVKEFNEKDWSGTGFTFSDYTPEALLACVRKAFACHENPKLWRKLMLNGMSEDFSWEKAAREYLALYRKAITKKSVRENCLAGK, from the coding sequence GTGAAAGACGGCAAGCTTCGGATTGTCATTACATCTTCGGAGATGGTTCCTCTGGCAAAAGTTGGCGGCCTGGCAGACGTGATTGGTGCTCTTTCCCAATCGCTGGGAAGAATGGGGCATGAGGTCACGGTTTTCCTTCCGGGGTTTTCCTCGATTCCCGAGAAATACCGGGGCGAGACGCTTCTCGATGGTGAGCTTGAGTTCCAATGGGGCCGCGAGAAGGTGACGCTCAGGGAAGCGCGTTTGAAAAACCAGGGCGTTCGGGTAATTCTCGTTGAGAACGATAACTTCTTCAAGCGGGACGGCGTATATACTGATCCATCGACAGGGGAAGAGTTCAAAGACAATGCCAGAAGGTTTCTATTTTTCTCGGTTGCTGCTGTTGAGGCAGTGCGGATTCTTGGCCTGAAGCCGGATGTTCTTCACATCAACGATAATCAGACCGCTCCCGTCGCCCCTTTCCTGAAGACAAGATTTGGCGGCGATCCGACTCTCTCGAACATCCCGGTTCTATACACCATTCATAACCTCGGCTATCAAGGCGTGTATCCGGGAGAAGTGTTCAACGATTTCGGAATCAGCAGGGACCTTTTCTATCCGATGGGGCCCTTTGAGTTCTTTGGCAACGTGAACTTCATGAAGGCAGGAATCTGGTATTCGGATTTGATTTCGACTGTAAGCAAGAGGTACGCAGAGGAGATTCAGACTAGCGAGGAATTCGGCTACGGGCTTCAAGGTGTCTTGAAGGCGAGGTCTGCCGATGTTTATGGGATAGTGAACGGTGTTGATTATTCAATCTGGGATCCGAGAAATGACAAGCTTATTCCTGTCAATTATGGGAAAGATACCCTTGAGGACAAGAAGAAAAACAAAAGTGCTCTCCTGAAGAGATGCGGTTTCAATGCGCGGCAGACAAGAAGATTTCTGCTGGGAATGGTGACGCGGCTCGCTGACCAGAAAGGCCTTGACCTCATTGAGCAAGCTTCGACCGAGCTCATGAAGCTTGATATCTCGCTTGTGGTGCTCGGGACCGGACAGAAAAAATATCACGAGTTCTTCACGAAGCTCATGGCCAAGTACCCGCGATGGATCTATGCGGAGTTTTCTTTTGATGACCCGCTTGCCCATCTTATAGAAGCAGGAGCCGATGCGTTTCTCATGCCTTCCAAGTATGAACCGTGCGGGCTCAATCAGATTTACAGCATGAGATATGGAACTGTCCCGATTGTGCGTGCGGTTGGTGGACTCTACGACACGGTGAAGGAGTTCAACGAAAAGGACTGGAGCGGTACAGGATTCACATTCAGTGACTACACGCCCGAGGCGCTACTGGCCTGCGTGCGGAAAGCGTTCGCTTGCCACGAGAATCCCAAGCTGTGGCGAAAGCTCATGCTCAACGGAATGAGCGAAGACTTCTCCTGGGAAAAGGCCGCCAGAGAATACCTCGCGCTTTATCGAAAGGCAATCACCAAGAAGAGCGTTCGAGAAAACTGCCTCGCCGGAAAATAG
- a CDS encoding DUF4372 domain-containing protein: MYNGKTIFSQIMEFLPLDEFRKCVRRYDGDYRVHTFSCLDQFLSMAFAQLTYRESLRDIEACLRSMQNKLYHMGIRGKVSRSTLADANENR, encoded by the coding sequence ATGTACAATGGGAAAACCATTTTTTCTCAAATCATGGAGTTTCTGCCCCTCGATGAATTTCGCAAATGTGTTCGACGCTACGACGGCGATTACAGAGTCCATACGTTTTCATGTTTAGACCAGTTCTTATCTATGGCTTTTGCCCAATTGACTTACCGCGAAAGCCTTCGAGATATCGAAGCATGTCTGCGTTCCATGCAAAACAAATTGTATCACATGGGGATTCGAGGCAAAGTTTCTCGCAGTACTTTAGCCGACGCCAACGAAAATCG